TCTCTTTTAGAACCAGTTGAATCGCTTTATATCCATCTTGTTCTATGGAATCATCAATGGATTCAGGATTTATTATTCCACAATTTCTAAGTACAATTCGTGTTTGATACTTAAGAACCTCATCTTCCTTTCCCCCAAGTTTATCAGAGAAGATAATTTTTTCAGTCTTTGGTTTTTTATCAATAAGATGAGCCTGCAGAATTTCATCTACTTCATTGGGCTTTACTTCTCCATACATAGTTTTACCAAATTGTTCATCATCTATTTCAACAAGAACTTCTTTATAACACATTCCAATACAGCCGGTTTTTTCCAATTTCACATCCAATTTATTCTTATCTAAAAATTTATTTATTTCATCAAAGACTTCCAAGCCGCCAGCTGCAATGCCACAGCTGGCAAGTCCAACTTTTATTTTAGTTATATTACTTTCCAAATTATCTCCCTTGATATTTTACCATAACCTAACATAATTTTAATTCATGATGCCTATCAAGTAAATAAATCTGAACAACTGAGTTACTTAAGAAATTAAAACAATTAAACATTTTCTAATAAAGTACAGAATTTCTAAATCCAAATTTCTAATGACAAATAAAATGTCAAAGTTCCAAAGTCCAAAATCAGTTTTTCTTCCGTTTTGACTTTATAACTATTGAGGAGAAAATTAAATTTACCCCGTTAGATAATTTTATTATGTGAAATAATAAAAATCTAATAGGACAAATATCTAACGGGGTAAATTTAATTTTTGGAGTTTTATTTGAAATTAGAAATTTGAAATTAGTCATTTTCAATTTTTCCCTCTTTGGAAAATGTAAATAGGCATCTAATATTCTGTTAATATCTTCTTAACCTTTTCTGAAGTTAGTCGTCCATAGGCTTTATCGTTAATCATCATTACAGGGGCTAAGCTGCAACATCCAAGGCAAGCAACTACTTCAACGGTAAATTTTAAATCGTCTGTAGTTCCACCCGGTTTTACATTCAATTCATCAAATATAGTATCTGCGATTTTTAAAACATTCGCCACATGACAGGCTGTCCCATGACAGATTCTTATAATATTTTTTCCAATAGGTTGCAATCGAAATTGAGTATAAAAGGTGACTACACCATAGATTTCACTTACTGGAATTTTTGTATTCTTTGAAATGTATTTAATTGTTTCTTTAGATAAATATCCCAATTTAGTTTGAATACTTTGTAATATTGGAATCAGGCTTCCAGCCCTATCTTTATACTGTTCCAAAACTTCATCTATTTTTGCTACATCATTATCAGTCATCAATTTATCCTTTACCAGATTTTTGACATTTTGGAAAGGGATACTTTTTTACAGTCAAGTTATTTAAAATTTGCTCTCTTATAAACTTTCTTCCCTGAAATGATTTTAATTCTTTATCTCGCTTCATTGCTTTAGATTTTGTTGCAAAAATTTCATGATAGACTAATTTCCATGGAACAAATCTGGAAGTCTAACCCTGTACCCCTTTGTTGTGAAAATTGAAAATAGATTCTTCTCTCTAAATTATTTGTATAACCTATATAGATTTTATTGTATTTCGGTGAATGTAACACATAAGTATAATATTTATTCCTTTCACTCATTTTACTCAAAAAAAATGGCTCCACAGGAGGGATTTGAACCCCCGACCAAGTGGTTAACAGCCACCTGCTCTACCGCTGAGCTACTGTGGAACTTTATTTAGATACTTTCTCAAAGTATAAAAAATTACTGTCAAGAAAAAATTAAAGCTATATCTTATTATATTATTTAAGCGATCAGCCTATTTTTCTCTTCTGAAAGCGAATCTGGTTTAATCTTAAAAATTGGTTTACCTCTCTTAGCAATAACATCTTTTGTAATATAGCATTCCCGAACATCCTTCAGATCAGGGACTTGATACATAATATCAATCATAATTGATTCCATAATTGCACGAAGGCCTCGGGCTCCAGACTCCCGCTTCATAGCAATTTCTGCTATCGCCTCTAATGCATCATCTGTAAATTTTAGGGAAACATTTTCTAAAGCAAATAACGCCTTATACTGCTTACTTAAAGCGTTTTTGGNNNNNNNNNNNNNNNNNNNNNNNNNNNNNNNNNNNNNNNNNNNNNNNNNNNNNNNNNNNNNNNNNNNNNNNNNNNNNNNNNNNNNNNNNNNNNNNNNNNNCCTTCTCAAGAATTGTATAACAAATAGAAATACAGTTATTACAGATATTACCATTAATACCACGAATAAGTTTTTTTACCTCGCTTCGCGATTTCCCGCAAAAAGAGCATCTTAATTCATCCATTTTTATTTCCTTTTATAATTATTAAGCCACAATCCCCGATTAAATCTGGGACACTAAGGCACTAAGAAATTAAAGTATAATTCTTTTAATCCAATCTTTTATGAGAGGAACATTAAAATTAATAATAAAGCCAAGACGCTTACCGGTTAATTTTAAATAACTAAGTAATTGCGCTTCCCAAATAGGATTCATTTCATCTACAGCTTTCAACTCACAAATTATAAGTTCTTCCACAAGAACATCCAAACGCAAGCCTTCGTCAAATTTAATCTCATCATATATAAGTTGGAATAGATACTTGTCTTTGATATTTTAATTCCCGTTTAGAAATCTCGTGACAAAAACAAACTTTACCCCGTTGGATATTTTTAGAAGATTTTACAATTATGCTCATAAATATAACAATTAACCATCTATTTTCACTAGTATTTCCTTTTTACAATTACTTCGTCAATAACTCCATATTTTTTAGCTTCTTCTGCGCTCATAAAGAAATTTCTATCTGAATCTTTTTCAATCTTCTCAATAGTCTGCCCTGTATGTTTATGTAATATTCTATTAATTCTATCCTTACTTTTAACAATTTCTCTTGCATGGATTTCAATGTCAACAGCTTGTCCCTGAACACCGCCTAAAGGTTGATGAATCATAATCCTGGAATTAGGGAGTGCAGACCTCTTTCCCTTTGTGCCAGCAGCGAGCAGCAAAGCTCCCATACTTGCAGCCTGACCAATACAAATAGTGCATATATTCGGTTTAATATACTGCATTGTATCATATATTGCTAAACCAGAAGTAACAATTCCTCCAGGACAATTGATATACATAAAAATGTCATTCTTTGGATTATCTGCTTCTAAATGAAGAAGTTGAGCAATTATAGTATTCGCAGCACTGTCATCAATTATTGAACCTATAAATATGATTCTATCTT
This Candidatus Cloacimonadota bacterium DNA region includes the following protein-coding sequences:
- the nuoE gene encoding NADH-quinone oxidoreductase subunit NuoE; protein product: MTDNDVAKIDEVLEQYKDRAGSLIPILQSIQTKLGYLSKETIKYISKNTKIPVSEIYGVVTFYTQFRLQPIGKNIIRICHGTACHVANVLKIADTIFDELNVKPGGTTDDLKFTVEVVACLGCCSLAPVMMINDKAYGRLTSEKVKKILTEY
- a CDS encoding GIY-YIG nuclease family protein; protein product: MSERNKYYTYVLHSPKYNKIYIGYTNNLERRIYFQFSQQRGTGLDFQICSMEISLS
- a CDS encoding ATP-dependent Clp protease ATP-binding subunit ClpX, with protein sequence KNALSKQYKALFALENVSLKFTDDALEAIAEIAMKRESGARGLRAIMESIMIDIMYQVPDLKDVRECYITKDVIAKRGKPIFKIKPDSLSEEKNRLIA
- a CDS encoding ClpX C4-type zinc finger protein encodes the protein MDELRCSFCGKSRSEVKKLIRGINGNICNNCISICYTILEK
- a CDS encoding GxxExxY protein encodes the protein MRLDVLVEELIICELKAVDEMNPIWEAQLLSYLKLTGKRLGFIINFNVPLIKDWIKRIIL
- the clpP gene encoding ATP-dependent Clp endopeptidase proteolytic subunit ClpP; this translates as MKLIPMVIEQTGRGERAYDIYSRLLKDRIIFIGSIIDDSAANTIIAQLLHLEADNPKNDIFMYINCPGGIVTSGLAIYDTMQYIKPNICTICIGQAASMGALLLAAGTKGKRSALPNSRIMIHQPLGGVQGQAVDIEIHAREIVKSKDRINRILHKHTGQTIEKIEKDSDRNFFMSAEEAKKYGVIDEVIVKRKY